In a single window of the Necator americanus strain Aroian chromosome X, whole genome shotgun sequence genome:
- a CDS encoding hypothetical protein (NECATOR_CHRX.G26610.T1) has protein sequence MSDFEWYHGITILTLISILCYINYEDPFDFPEFHGDDLWDDDFLRQCMIPINEPSGLSCYTYRVEFEIVKVEVLNLDPILLIYHQFASKPEIKRFLTDAETKEMFSLKVYRGHGNESVTRHRLANGTSFEHEEGRAVGALFRKMKKSIPAVDFGSSELWQVLSYLPGGHYVPHHDYYEYESEDHWDQIMKDYGNRFATVLLVLKTAKEGGETVYPLLQRTITPKVGDVLFWTNLDRQGKGNVNSLHGACPITDGEKIAATLWIRERDQQMMGSNDGSKLFDVNELTQPEFEDA, from the exons ATGAGCGATTTCGAGTGGTATCATGGTATCACAATTCTCACTCTTATCTCTATATTGTGTTATATCAATTACGAAGATCCGTTCGACTTTCCTGAATTTCACGGTGACGATCTCTGGGACGACGACTTTCTCAGACAATGCATGATCCCAATAAATGAACCGTCAG GACTTTCCTGCTATACCTATCGCGTAGAGTTCGAGATTGTGAAAGTCGAAGTGCTTAATCTTGACCCCATCCTACTTATCTATCATCAATTTGCAAGCAagccagaaataaaaagatttttaacgGATGCCGAGACAAAAGAGATGTTTTCCCTC AAAGTTTATCGTGGACATGGAAACGAAAGCGTTACCAGGCATCGCCTAGCAAATGGGACTAGTTTTGAGCATGAGGAAGGCAGAGCCGTTGGAGCACtgtttcgaaaaatgaaaaaatcaatccCGGCAGTGGATTTTGGAAGTAGTGAGCTGTGGCAG gtTCTCTCATACTTGCCTGGAGGACACTATGTACCTCATCACGACTATTACGAATATGAATCTGAAGACCACTGGGATCAGATTATGAAGGACTACGGAAATCGTTTCGCTACTGTTCTTCTGGTCCTGAAAACAGCAAAAGAAGGCGGAG AAACTGTGTATCCTCTTCTTCAAAGGACAATTACTCCAAAGGTCGGAGACGTTCTCTTCTGGACAAATCTAGACCGACAGGGAAAGGGA AATGTCAACTCTCTTCATGGTGCTTGCCCTATCACCGAcggagaaaaaattgctgcTACTCTGTGGATTCGTGAAAGAGATCAACAAATGATGGGCAGCAACGATGGGAGCAAATTGTTCGACGTGAACGAACTAACACAACCGGAATTTGAAGATGCATGA
- a CDS encoding hypothetical protein (NECATOR_CHRX.G26604.T1), with protein MAKDIDSFEQPTTRIGRHHAFYKVIIGDFNAKVGPGRTPEEFHIGTHVLQWNDQGERLSMFIMTSMGTRNSRNPPLYAGRGSHPVESTVMK; from the coding sequence atggcaaaggacatcgactctttcgaacaaccaacgacccgaatcggacgtcatcacgccttctacaaggtcataattggcgatttcaacgccaaagttggcccaggaagaacgccggaggaatttcacatcggaacccacgtcctacaatggaacgatcagggggagaggctttcCATGTTCATCATGACATCCATGGGAAcccgaaattccagaaaccctcctctctacgctggacgtgggagtcacccggtggagagtaccgtaatgaaatag
- a CDS encoding hypothetical protein (NECATOR_CHRX.G26606.T1), giving the protein MPFCLTFIDLKKAFDSVETEAVVEALDNQGVPTQYMKVLRELYSNFTTGISPFYKNIIIDVKRGFRQGDTFSPRIITATLKNAMRKLEWHDIGVKVDGGQLHHLRFDDIVLITPSISQAERMLTEFDETCGCIGLQLNLQKKMFMRNGWVSDAPFTNISECTSYVYLGRELNLMNDVTPELDRRRRAPWGAYKSIEDVVKKTRNTRLRDHLFNTTVLLALTYASETWAFRKQEENAVSVIERAIERGMLGVSRFTQVRDGFEVLSYVSDRRLETPSHLPRKVK; this is encoded by the coding sequence atgccgttctgtctcaccttcatcgacttaaagaaggccttcgactcagttgagacggaagcggtcgtggaagccttggacaaccaaggcgtccccaCTCAGTACAtgaaggtacttcgagagttgtacagtaacttcacgaccggaatttcgccattctacaagaatatcatcattgacgtgaagagggggttccgacagggtgatacattCTCACCCAGAATAATCACAGCCACCCTcaagaacgcaatgcgaaagttggaatggcaCGACAtaggagtgaaggttgatggcgGGCAGCtgcaccatttgcgctttgatgacatcgtactgataacacctagcatcagccaagcggaacgaatgctgaccgaattcgacgaaacatgtggatgcatcggtcttcagctgaatctgcaaaagaagatgttcatgcggaacggatgggtctcagatgccccattcacgaacatatccgaatgcaccagctacgtttatctgggtcgggaattgaacttGATGAACGACGTGACCCCCGAGCTTgacaggaggagacgagcaccttggggagcgtacaagagcatcgaggatgtagtgaagaagaccaggaacacccggctccgtgatcacctcttcaacaccaccgtacttcttgctttgacttatgcttcggaaacctgggcatttcgcaagcaggaagaaaacgcggtgagcgtcattgaacgcgcaattgaaagagggatgctaggagtatcccgtttcacgcaagtgagggacggattcgaagttctttcctacgtcagcgatcgaagattagagacgccgtcgcatttgccaaggaaagtaaaataa
- a CDS encoding hypothetical protein (NECATOR_CHRX.G26607.T3), which translates to MEDLMAPARPVRRSTGIKVIKMIKVFEDFQEGAEIFAASESSTLVSRRFVSAQYSRIIVTAASPPTEMKVAIFVIFVAVDATDLEMLKEWKDYELEQCDGPPSTDDFYQCFSYLWNYELVNMELLHSEPPIIAYRDLLPREHVKRFLADVETEQKKSQKDLKGPPYATEITIGLRAKDGARRVFERISRLIPFIDFKNSDPWQVLIFKRNDHFAPRHEYLETSAGEELDAFTKKHGNRFAAFSITLEKPESGGKHVFPITSNTCEMEVGDALLWINVDVDRNKEFSMIHGDCPVKEGTKITATLRIRENGQYLLMSSYPGGFYNYDMIVAPNLQYAGMCME; encoded by the exons atggaagacttaatggcgcccgctcgaccagttcgaagatcaacggggatcaaggtgatcaagatgATCAAAGTTTTCGAGGATTTTCAAGAAGGAGCAGAGATTTTCGCGGCGTCAGAGTCATCTACCCTGGTCAGCCG GCGCTTTGTGTCCG CGCAGTACTCTCGAATCATTGTCACTGCAGCGTCTCCCCCTACAGAGATGAAAGTTGcaattttcgtaattttcgTGGCCGTGGATGCTACTGATCTGGAAATGCTGAAGGAATGGAAGGATTATGAACTGGAACAGTGCGACGGCCCTCCTTCAACTGACGACT TCTACCAATGTTTTTCGTACTTGTGGAACTACGAGTTGGTGAACATGGAACTTCTGCACTCTGAACCTCCTATAATCGCTTATCGTGATTTGCTGCCAAGAGAGCATGTCAAACGGTTTCTTGCTGATGTTGAAACAGAACAG aaaaaatctcaaaaggATCTGAAAGGTCCCCCGTATGCCACAGAAATTACAATTGGACTTAGGGCAAAAGATGGAGCACGGCGAGTGTTTGAAAGGATATCTCGGCTAATTCCTTTCATCGATTTCAAAAACAGTGATCCATGGcag GTgctaattttcaaaagaaacgaCCATTTCGCTCCGCGCCATGAATATCTGGAGACCAGTGCTGGAGAAGAGCTGGATGCATTCACGAAAAAGCATGGAAACCGATTTGCAGCATTTTCCATAACACTGGAAAAACCGGAAAGTGGAGGAA AACATGTCTTTCCAATTACATCGAACACATGTGAAATGGAAGTCGGAGATGCGCTATTGTGGATCAACGTGGATGTGGATAGAAATAAG GAGTTTTCAATGATTCACGGAGACTGCCCGGTGAAGGAAGGGACGAAAATTACAGCGACTCTTCGAATCCGCGAAAACGGACAGTACCTTTTGATGTCTTCATATCCAGGGGGATTTTACAACTACGATATGATTGTTGCTCCTAATCTCCAATACGCTGGAATGTGTATGGAATAG
- a CDS encoding hypothetical protein (NECATOR_CHRX.G26608.T1) — MSPAFPTSHVIERLVRQTLKTTARVAVFQVLVSEVVDYSTFKDTEDCNKTLLILGPQGPQGPPGKPGRPGKDGAPGAPGNPGRPPQEPCEPITPPPCPACPPGPAGKPGPQGPQGNPGSQGPVGEKGPDGSRGPPGTKGMQGPPGPPGSPGPMGEQGEAGKSDEPKPGANGEQGPPGPPGPQGEMGPPGKDGEPGMDGEKGSDGIPGKPGNDGEDGPPGPPGMDGRPGERGICPKYCALDGGVFFEDGTRR, encoded by the coding sequence ATGTCACCGGCCTTCCCGACATCCCACGTAATCGAACGGCTCGTCAGGCAGACACTGAAAACTACTGCCAGGGTTGCTGTCTTCCAGGTACTTGTGTCCGAGGTTGTGGACTACTCCACTTTCAAAGATACTGAGGATTGCAACAAAACTCTGTTAATTCTAGGACCACAAGGACCACAAGGGCCACCCGGCAAGCCTGGCCGTCCCGGTAAGGACGGCGCCCCGGGAGCACCAGGAAACCCAGGAAGACCTCCACAGGAACCTTGTGAGCCTATCACTCCACCTCCTTGTCCTGCTTGTCCGCCGGGTCCGGCCGGAAAACCTGGGCCACAAGGACCGCAGGGCAACCCCGGTTCCCAAGGACCAGTGGGCGAGAAGGGACCCGACGGATCGAGAGGACCACCTGGAACAAAAGGAATGCAGGGACCACCTGGACCTCCTGGCAGTCCCGGTCCTATGGGCGAGCAAGGAGAGGCTGGGAAGAGCGACGAGCCAAAGCCTGGTGCAAACGGCGAACAAGGACCACCTGGTCCACCTGGACCACAGGGAGAAATGGGTCCACCTGGAAAGGATGGCGAACCTGGTATGGACGGCGAGAAAGGATCGGACGGCATCCCCGGAAAGCCTGGAAACGACGGAGAAGATGGACCTCCAGGACCTCCTGGAATGGATGGACGACCTGGAGAGCGCGGAATCTGTCCGAAGTATTGCGCACTGGACGGTGGTGTCTTCTTCGAGGATGGAACAAGACGTTAA
- a CDS encoding hypothetical protein (NECATOR_CHRX.G26605.T1) translates to MDNIDEEYDRTVEHLHDCAKKAESSKTTKRRLSLETLKLIRQRGAARAAGNQELTSVLARLCREAIKEDLKEKRAEVLTEAAEAGKSIRYARRDFASSKTRMTALRNPEGTTIASRRGME, encoded by the coding sequence atggacaacatcgacgaggaatatgaccggaccgttgaacaccttcacgactgcgcgaagaaagctgagagttctaaaaccaccaagagacgcctgtctcttgaaactcttaagctgatacgccagcgtggagcagcacgagccgcagggaaccaagaactcacgtccgtgctcgcaaggctttgtagagaggcgataaaggaagaccttaaagagaaaagagcagaagtactgactgaagctgcagaggcggggaaaagcattcGCTATGctcgtcgagacttcgccagtagcaagacaaggatgactgctcttcGGAATCCggagggaacaaccattgcatcaagaagggggatggagtgA
- a CDS encoding hypothetical protein (NECATOR_CHRX.G26609.T1), with protein MVYNYIHNARASVHLELMECRQEANDIFKDVTGLPDIPRNRTARQADTENYCQGCCLPGPQGPQGPPGKPGRPGKDGAPGAPGNPGRPPQEPCEPITPPPCPACPPGPAGKPGPQGPQGNPGSQGPVGEKGPDGSRGPPGTKGMQGPPGPPGSPGPMGEQGEAGKSDEPKPGANGEQGPPGPPGPQGEMGPPGKDGEPGMDGEKGSDGIPGKPGNDGEDGPPGPPGMDGRPGERGICPKYCALDGGVFFEDGTRR; from the exons ATGGTCTACAACTACATTCACAATGCCCGTGCCAGCGTCCACCTTGAGCTGATGGAATGCCGCCAGGAAGCGAACGACATCTTCAAGGATGTCACCGGCCTTCCCGACATCCCACGTAATCGAACGGCTCGTCAGGCAGACACTGAAAACTACTGCCAGGGTTGCTGTCTTCCAG GACCACAAGGACCACAAGGGCCACCCGGCAAGCCTGGCCGTCCCGGTAAGGACGGCGCCCCGGGAGCACCAGGAAACCCAGGAAGACCTCCACAGGAACCTTGTGAGCCTATCACTCCACCTCCTTGTCCTGCTTGTCCGCCGGGTCCGGCCGGAAAACCTGGGCCACAAGGACCGCAGGGCAACCCCGGTTCCCAAGGACCAGTGGGCGAGAAGGGACCCGACGGATCGAGAGGACCACCTGGAACAAAAGGAATGCAGGGACCACCTGGACCTCCTGGCAGTCCCGGTCCTATGGGCGAGCAAGGAGAGGCTGGGAAGAGCGACGAGCCAAAGCCTGGTGCAAACGGCGAACAAGGACCACCTGGTCCACCTGGACCACAGGGAGAAATGGGTCCACCTGGAAAGGATGGCGAACCTGGTATGGACGGCGAGAAAGGATCGGACGGCATCCCCGGAAAGCCTGGAAACGACGGAGAAGATGGACCTCCAGGACCTCCTGGAATGGATGGACGACCTGGAGAGCGCGGAATCTGTCCGAAGTATTGCGCACTGGACGGTGGTGTCTTCTTCGAGGATGGAACAAGACGTTAA
- a CDS encoding hypothetical protein (NECATOR_CHRX.G26607.T2) has translation MKVAIFVIFVAVDATDLEMLKEWKDYELEQCDGPPSTDDFYQCFSYLWNYELVNMELLHSEPPIIAYRDLLPREHVKRFLADVETEQKKSQKDLKGPPYATEITIGLRAKDGARRVFERISRLIPFIDFKNSDPWQVLIFKRNDHFAPRHEYLETSAGEELDAFTKKHGNRFAAFSITLEKPESGGKHVFPITSNTCEMEVGDALLWINVDVDRNKEFSMIHGDCPVKEGTKITATLRIRENGQYLLMSSYPGGFYNYDMIVAPNLQYAGMCME, from the exons ATGAAAGTTGcaattttcgtaattttcgTGGCCGTGGATGCTACTGATCTGGAAATGCTGAAGGAATGGAAGGATTATGAACTGGAACAGTGCGACGGCCCTCCTTCAACTGACGACT TCTACCAATGTTTTTCGTACTTGTGGAACTACGAGTTGGTGAACATGGAACTTCTGCACTCTGAACCTCCTATAATCGCTTATCGTGATTTGCTGCCAAGAGAGCATGTCAAACGGTTTCTTGCTGATGTTGAAACAGAACAG aaaaaatctcaaaaggATCTGAAAGGTCCCCCGTATGCCACAGAAATTACAATTGGACTTAGGGCAAAAGATGGAGCACGGCGAGTGTTTGAAAGGATATCTCGGCTAATTCCTTTCATCGATTTCAAAAACAGTGATCCATGGcag GTgctaattttcaaaagaaacgaCCATTTCGCTCCGCGCCATGAATATCTGGAGACCAGTGCTGGAGAAGAGCTGGATGCATTCACGAAAAAGCATGGAAACCGATTTGCAGCATTTTCCATAACACTGGAAAAACCGGAAAGTGGAGGAA AACATGTCTTTCCAATTACATCGAACACATGTGAAATGGAAGTCGGAGATGCGCTATTGTGGATCAACGTGGATGTGGATAGAAATAAG GAGTTTTCAATGATTCACGGAGACTGCCCGGTGAAGGAAGGGACGAAAATTACAGCGACTCTTCGAATCCGCGAAAACGGACAGTACCTTTTGATGTCTTCATATCCAGGGGGATTTTACAACTACGATATGATTGTTGCTCCTAATCTCCAATACGCTGGAATGTGTATGGAATAG
- a CDS encoding hypothetical protein (NECATOR_CHRX.G26607.T1) gives MEDLMAPARPVRRSTGIKVIKMIKVFEDFQEGAEIFAASESSTLAIGAAHAECPVQKGEKITATLWLRPRDQELFYAHPQQENLFAYDIEKLISPNMNFFWKSPFYDFYAYQQYMIAALQQQLQEEEAAKKRKNPFL, from the exons atggaagacttaatggcgcccgctcgaccagttcgaagatcaacggggatcaaggtgatcaagatgATCAAAGTTTTCGAGGATTTTCAAGAAGGAGCAGAGATTTTCGCGGCGTCAGAGTCATCTACCCTG GCGATTGGTGCCGCCCATGCAGAGTGTCCTGTAcagaaaggggaaaaaatcacGGCCACTCTCTGGTTGCGTCCCAGGGACCAGGAACTCTTCTATGCTCACCCTCAACAGGAGAATTTGTTCGCTTACGACATTGAGAAACTCATTTCACCTAATATGAATTTCTTCTGGAAGAGTCCATTCTATGACTTTTACGCATATCAGCAGTACATGATAGCGGCACTCCAACAGCAGCTTCAAGAGGAAGAGGCggcaaagaaaaggaaaaatccgtTTCTTtag